From the genome of Mycteria americana isolate JAX WOST 10 ecotype Jacksonville Zoo and Gardens chromosome 12, USCA_MyAme_1.0, whole genome shotgun sequence, one region includes:
- the NDUFB6 gene encoding NADH dehydrogenase [ubiquinone] 1 beta subcomplex subunit 6, with protein sequence MTGYSEDEKLRLQQLRALRRRWLRDQELSEREPVLPRRQLGPVAAFWERFLQPGGLWRHQVFKAYQTGGFILMRILVPSWVILYYLKYHVMKMPHGAVMSNPRIFPGDRILETGEIIPPLKEEPDVHH encoded by the exons atGACCGGCTACAGCGAGGACGAGAAGCTGCGGCTGCAGCAGCTCCGCGCCCTGCGGCGCCGCTGGCTGCGGGACCAGGAGCTGAGCGAGCGGGAGCCCGTCCTGCCGCGGCGGCAGCTGGGGCCGGTGGCCGCCTTCTGGGAGCGCTTCCTGCAGCCCGGGGGGCTCTGGCGGCACCAG GTGTTCAAGGCCTACCAGACCGGCGGCTTCATCCTGATGCGGATCCTGGTTCCCTCCTGGGTCATCCTCTACTACCTGAAGTACCACGTCATG AAAATGCCGCACGGTGCTGTTATGTCAAATCCACGGATATTCCCA GGGGACAGAATTTTAGAGACGGGAGAAATTATTCCGCCCCTGAAAGAAGAACCCGATGTGCACCACTGA
- the EEF2KMT gene encoding protein-lysine N-methyltransferase EEF2KMT: MAQPELGLRFQRRFLAARQLRSFPWPELEQNLRTAPDSALLVDILHKTILHPLCVKYPPSTKYRRCFLTELIKKHESTAAEPLDELYDTLADILNEEESTHCYKNYFLPTGESVTLSESVAIISGGTTGLVTWDAALHLAEWAIENSAVFSNRTVLELGSGIGFTGIAICKTCNPKTYIFSDYHPCVLKQLTENIRLNGFVLEPETTCRIQTESQGQEAEATDYQKPKLIVAELDWGSVTEKQLLDLQPDVIVAADVVYDPEIILALIGMLQKLSTFRAGRKPPEVYIAFTIRNPDTYHLFQDELDKVGIGWQIIPAHSNSIFLYDVQPNVTILQLFI; the protein is encoded by the exons ATGGCCCAGCCCGAGCTGGGGCTCCGCTTCCAGCGCCGGTTCCTGGCGGCCCGGCAGCTCCGCTCCTTCCCCTGGCCG GAACTTGAACAAAACCTGCGGACTGCGCCGGACTCCGCCCTCCTCGTGGATATTCTGCACAAG ACCATTCTCCACCCTCTGTGTGTAAAATATCCCCCTTCCACCAAGTACAGAAGATGCTTTCTCACCGAACTCATCAAAAAG CATGAATCCACAGCAGCTGAACCCCTGGATGAACTGTACGATACACTGGCAGATATTCTAAATGAAGAGGAATCTACCCACTGTTACAAGAACTACTTCCTG CCCACGGGAGAATCTGTTACCCTTTCCGAGAGCGTGGCGATTATCTCTGGAGGAACCACAGGGCTCGTCACATGGGATGCTGCTCTTCATCTCGCTGAATGGGCAATAGAGAACTCCGCGGTTTTCAGTAACAG GACAGTCTTGGAACTAGGAAGTGGGATTGGTTTCACTGGAATTGCCATCTGTAAAACCTGCAATCCCAAGACATACATATTTAGTGACTACCACCCCTGTGTTCTCAAACAGCTGACAGAAAACATCCGTTTGAACGGCTTTGTCTTGGAGCCTGAAACTACTTGTCGTATCCAAACAGAGTCCCAAGGCCAGGAGGCAGAAGCAACGGATtaccaaaaaccaaaactaattGTTGCCGAACTTGACTGGGGCTCAGTTACAGAAAAACAACTGCTGGATCTTCAACCTGACGTCATCGTTGCAGCAG atgTGGTATATGATCCAGAGATAATTTTAGCCCTTATTGGTATGCTACAAAAACTCTCCACTTTCAGAGCAGGTAGAAAACCTCCTGAGGTCTACATTGCTTTCACAATTCGTAACCCAGACACGTATCACCTGTTCCAGGATGAACTTG ATAAAGTTGGGATCGGATGGCAGATTATTCCAGCTCACAGCAACAGCATTTTTCTCTACGACGTACAGCCAAACGTAACTATTCTACAGCTATTTATATAG